The following are from one region of the Tenacibaculum dicentrarchi genome:
- a CDS encoding NifU family protein, whose protein sequence is MTATEIQHNVEKALEEIRPFLISDGGNIKLLSIENNIVKVQLEGACSGCSVNQMTLKNGVEATIKKYAPVIEQVINVA, encoded by the coding sequence ATGACAGCAACAGAAATACAGCATAATGTAGAGAAAGCTTTAGAAGAAATCCGTCCTTTTTTAATAAGCGATGGCGGAAATATTAAGCTTTTATCTATAGAAAATAATATTGTAAAAGTTCAATTAGAAGGAGCTTGCAGCGGTTGTTCTGTAAACCAAATGACCTTAAAAAATGGTGTTGAAGCAACTATAAAAAAGTACGCACCAGTTATTGAACAAGTAATTAATGTGGCTTAA
- a CDS encoding NAD(P)/FAD-dependent oxidoreductase, producing the protein MITTDILIIGAGPTGLFTVFEAGLLKLRCHLIDALPQQGGQCSEIYPKKPIYDIPAYPEILAGDLTHKLMEQIKQFEPGFTLGERAETIEKQEDGSFVVTTNKGTKHQAPVVAIAGGLGSFEPRKPPIPNIADFEDKGVEYMIKEPELYRNKNVVIAGGGDSALDWSIFLTDVAKSVTLVHRRNEFRGALDSVEKVQELKNAGKINLITPAEIKGIVGQNHVEGVVISEKDKEEYTLNCDHFIPLFGLSPKLGPIGNWGLEIEKNAIKVNNALDYQTNIPGIYAIGDVNTYPGKLKLILCGFHEATLMCQSAFKIIYPDKKYVMKYTTVGGVDGFDGTRKEAPKAVIKKIE; encoded by the coding sequence ATGATTACAACAGATATCTTAATAATAGGAGCAGGTCCAACAGGATTATTTACTGTTTTTGAAGCAGGACTGTTAAAATTACGCTGTCATTTAATTGACGCATTGCCACAACAAGGTGGGCAGTGCTCGGAAATTTATCCAAAGAAACCGATTTATGATATTCCTGCATATCCAGAAATTTTAGCGGGCGATTTAACTCATAAATTAATGGAACAAATTAAGCAATTTGAACCAGGATTTACCTTAGGAGAACGTGCTGAAACTATCGAAAAACAAGAAGACGGAAGTTTTGTGGTAACCACCAATAAAGGAACAAAACACCAAGCACCTGTAGTAGCAATTGCAGGAGGTTTAGGAAGTTTTGAACCACGAAAACCACCCATTCCAAACATCGCCGATTTTGAAGATAAAGGTGTGGAATACATGATTAAAGAGCCAGAATTATATCGCAATAAAAACGTGGTAATTGCTGGTGGAGGAGACTCTGCTTTAGATTGGTCAATTTTTTTAACTGATGTTGCAAAATCGGTTACTTTAGTACACCGAAGAAATGAATTTCGTGGCGCTTTAGATTCCGTAGAAAAAGTACAAGAATTGAAAAATGCAGGAAAAATTAACTTAATAACACCTGCAGAAATTAAAGGAATTGTTGGGCAAAATCATGTGGAAGGTGTTGTAATTTCTGAAAAAGATAAAGAAGAATACACGTTAAACTGTGATCATTTTATACCTCTTTTTGGTTTATCACCTAAATTAGGACCTATTGGAAATTGGGGCTTAGAGATTGAAAAAAATGCTATCAAAGTAAATAATGCCTTAGATTATCAAACAAATATTCCAGGAATTTATGCCATTGGCGATGTAAATACCTATCCCGGGAAATTAAAATTGATTTTATGTGGTTTTCACGAAGCAACTTTAATGTGTCAAAGTGCTTTTAAAATCATTTATCCTGATAAAAAATACGTAATGAAATACACCACAGTAGGCGGTGTTGACGGTTTTGATGGAACTCGAAAAGAAGCTCCAAAGGCGGTGATTAAAAAAATAGAATAA
- a CDS encoding sterol desaturase family protein: MIFIEYIAQLSEDKLLYFALPIFFISMFVEYQFAKEKYQLKDTGISLLMMVFSAIIEFIPKVLAFIVFVYIYEISPFKDVVQRQWWAWVLLLFADDISYYWFHRLNHEVRLFWAGHVPHHSSIYMNLGTALRQGVGERIHKFFFWLWIPLLGFDPLMMFTVMGISLIYQFFVHTELIDKLPKPIEFIFNTPSHHRVHHASNIRYLDCNHAGILIIWDRLFGTFSKELKAVEKPVYGLTVNIETKNPITVATHEYVAIWKDVKRANKFSDKLNYIFNSPGWSHDGEDHRAKTLRKKMNL; this comes from the coding sequence ATGATTTTTATAGAATATATAGCGCAATTATCAGAAGATAAACTCTTGTATTTTGCCCTGCCTATATTTTTTATAAGCATGTTTGTTGAATATCAATTCGCAAAAGAAAAATACCAGCTAAAAGATACTGGAATATCGCTATTAATGATGGTTTTTTCGGCTATTATAGAATTTATTCCAAAGGTTTTAGCTTTTATTGTATTTGTATATATATATGAAATCAGCCCATTTAAAGATGTTGTTCAACGTCAATGGTGGGCTTGGGTTTTATTGCTGTTTGCCGATGATATTTCGTACTATTGGTTTCATCGCTTAAACCATGAAGTGCGGTTATTTTGGGCAGGACATGTACCGCATCATTCATCAATATATATGAATTTAGGAACAGCATTGCGCCAAGGTGTAGGTGAGCGAATTCATAAATTCTTTTTTTGGTTGTGGATACCGTTATTGGGTTTTGATCCATTAATGATGTTTACCGTGATGGGAATTAGTTTGATATATCAATTTTTTGTACATACAGAATTGATTGATAAACTACCTAAACCAATCGAATTTATATTTAACACACCCTCACATCACAGAGTGCATCATGCCTCTAATATTCGATATTTAGATTGTAATCATGCAGGTATTTTAATTATTTGGGATCGACTTTTTGGTACTTTTTCAAAAGAATTAAAAGCTGTTGAAAAACCTGTTTATGGGTTAACAGTAAATATTGAAACTAAAAATCCGATAACAGTAGCAACACACGAATATGTTGCTATTTGGAAAGATGTTAAACGCGCCAATAAGTTTTCAGACAAATTAAATTATATATTTAATTCACCTGGTTGGTCACACGATGGTGAAGATCATCGAGCGAAAACGTTACGTAAAAAAATGAATTTATAA
- a CDS encoding 2Fe-2S iron-sulfur cluster-binding protein, with product MEVQDITINITDREGVLHEVVAPTDMAMNLMELVRSYELAPEGTIGICGGMAMCASCQCYVKSAHELPEMGDDEDAMLAEAFYVEDNSRLGCQLQIKPEMDGLEIELAPES from the coding sequence ATGGAAGTACAAGATATAACGATAAATATAACAGACCGAGAAGGAGTATTACACGAAGTTGTTGCACCAACCGATATGGCAATGAATTTAATGGAGCTTGTACGTTCATACGAGCTAGCTCCTGAGGGAACTATTGGAATTTGTGGCGGAATGGCAATGTGTGCTTCTTGCCAGTGCTATGTAAAATCAGCACATGAACTACCTGAAATGGGCGATGATGAAGATGCTATGTTAGCCGAAGCTTTTTATGTAGAAGATAACAGCCGTTTAGGGTGTCAGTTACAAATAAAACCTGAAATGGATGGTTTAGAAATCGAATTAGCTCCTGAGAGTTAA